GAGTGCTGCTGCCATGCAGGAGCAGATCGCCACCATCCTGGATGCCCATGTAGAGAGCTGGTCGAGCACGGAGTTCTCCGGTGGCATTTACCTGGCTTGCTGGAATGACCAGATGAGCCGCGAGCAGATGGAGCAAGTAGGTGCTGACCTGATCAGCGTCCTGACCGAGCTGCAAGGCGTGATCGATGAAAACAGCCTCACCTCAGCCAACGGCCAGCGTCTCACCCTTGGGGCCTCCCTGAGCCGCACCGAGAGCGAAGCGAGTGCGTAAGTCGTTTGAGGTCTTACGTTTGACATGTTAAGCGCTTGGTGAATTTAGTCGACAGATTTCCATTGTACGTTATCCTGTACGTATGAAGGCGATTACCTACACATCTGCGCGAGAGAATCTTGCCGCTACGATGGACAAGGTTTGTGAAGACCATGATCCAGTGATTATTACTCGGAAGCGTAATCAGTCCGTGGTGATGCTGTCGCTTGAAGACTACGAGTCATTGCAAGAGACTGCTTACTTGCTGCGGTCTCCAGTGAATGCAGCAAGGCTAGCAGAGTCGATTGCTGAGCTGGAGGCTGGTGGAGGCGTGATCAAGAGTTTGGATGATCTAGAGAAATGACGATTCAGTTCTCTACCAGAGCTTGGGAAGACTACCTCTATTGGCAGCAGCATGACCGAAAGGTTTTGAAGAAAATCAATGCCTTGCTGCAGGATATTTCCCGGGATGATCCTTACCAAGGGATAGGTAAACCTGAACCCTTGAAGCATGCCTTTTCTGGCTTCTGGTCACGACGTATCACCGATGAACACAGGCTAGTCTACCGTGTTTCGGATCAAGTGATCCAAGTAGCTCAGGCTAGATATCACTATATCTAGTTCGGTTCGAAGCGAGTGCCTAAGAATGATCCACCCAGCTCCAGCCGCGTTGGGGGCAGGAGCTGGCATTGGCGATGGTGACTTCTCCAATGGGCTTCATCGTCCCAGCAGCTGGTTGTGGACTTTGTTGTCGATGACGAAGGTGCCGCTGCCGTAGGCTTTGACCTCGCCTTTGTCGGCGACCTGGTATTCGTAGATCTTGACTGGCTTCACGCCCGGGACGGTGGACATGAGATAGACGCGGATGCTGAGGGGCTCGGTGCCTTTGGCTCCCTCGAGCAGCTTGGTGGCGAATTGCAGGTCGTTGCGGCCGGCCTTGGCGCCGCCGATGATGACTTCGGCCTGCTTGGTGTCCTGGAAGCGGTGGTCGGAGATGCGGTTGACTTTGACCTTCACCTCGCGGCCCGGGCAGAAGACGTAGACCTTGGCGATGTACTGGGCGCCCTTCACGGCGATAGGCATTTCCGGTGTCTTGCCGCTGGCCTTGAAGTCCTCGTGCTGGACGTAGCTGTAGTCGCCGGCCTGGAGCTTCTTGCGGATCTCTGGCAGGGCGCCGAGGTTGATGTAGTCCGCGGTGTCGTATTTCCAGCGGCCGCGCTCATTGAGGAAATGGAGCAGTAGCAGGTTGTCGGTAGGCTGGCCGCCTACGCCGAAATCCACCTTGCCGAAGTAGACGGCGGTGGCGGTGGCTCCGTTCTGGGTGACACGTAGGGCTTTCAGGTTGTCGATAGCCGGTGGTGAGGCGGGTACCTCAAAGACAGCGGAGGGGAAAGCACGCTTCTCGGAGAGGATGCGGTTCTTGATGTGGAGCTGGCGGTGAGTGGCCGTGGTCTGGGACCAAGCGCGCGGATCCTTCTTGATCATCGCATTTCGCCAGGTGCCGTAGGTGGTTTCCAGCTGTGACTGCAGCAGTTTGTTTTCCTGCGCAAGGGATTTACCTGCAAGGCTGAAGAGGCAGCAGCAGGCCGTCATGGCTATCAGTAGGGGTGAAAAAAAACGACTTTGCATTGCAGAAAGCATTGCACAACCCTGTCGATCCCACGAACATCAATTTCAAGAAATTCATAGGCCAGCGGCCTGGCAGAGGACGGATTCTGCGAACTTGACGAAGATTGAACACCCACTCAGACTCTCCATTAGTCTTTGCCTCCCATGCAGACCGAGCCAATCATAAAGTCGCCGATCGCTGTGATCCGCGATGTTGAACTCCTCAAAGATGGAACCCCGATGGTCTATAAGAAGACCGAGCAGGGTGAGCTTACCTTGCATTGCTTCTTTCCTCCAGGCCATGAGCAGACAGATCACCGCACGGCCGTGGTCTTTTTCCATGGTGGCCAGTGGGATAATGAAATGACGAGCCAGTTTGCTCCGCAGGCGCTGAATTTTGTCAGTGAGGGAGCCGTGGGCATCGTCGTGGAGTACCGCGTTTCCTCCGTCCACAATACCACTCCGATGGAGGCGATCGCGGATGCGCAAACAGCCATTCTGTGGATCCGTAAAAACAACCGCTATCTGGGGGTCGACCCTGAGAAGGTGGTGGCTGGCGGAGCTGGCTCGGGAGCCCACATTGCCCTCTGTGCCGCTATGCACAAGAAGGTGGAAAATGATGGCTTCTACTCCGGCAAGCCGGATGCTCTCATCCTTTTCAGCGCGATTATCGATACCACGAACAAGGGCATCGGCATGTCCAAGTTTGCTTCCCGCAGGGAGGCTACCCGGACCTCACCCACCAAGAACGTGCGCCGCAAGCTGCCGCCGATGATCTTCTTCCACGGCGTGGCGGACCCCACGGTGCCAGTGGCGACGGTGGAGAAATTCTGCCGCAGGCTGCAGGGCAAGCGGAACATCGCCCGCTTTGTCCCCTTCAACCGGGCCACCCATTCCTTCTTTAACTTCAATGTGAACCAGCAGCATTTCGTGCAGACGCTGGAGGCGGCGAATGGATTCCTGGCTGAGCAGGGCTTTCTGGATCTGGACCCATCAGTGGGGCAGTTTGTGGACTACTAGATTGTCTCGTATCTTTTTGCAGATTGGTGTACGGGTGGTGCAGAATCGAACAGATTTGAAGGAATCTGCTGTTTTGGGCGTATAGCCTGCTTCAACCACACTCATCTATGAATATCATCAAGAATACCATACTCGCATGTGCCTTTGTACTGCCGGTCACCGTACTGGCTGAGTCACCTAAAGCTCCGGATACCGCCGCTACGGACAAGACCATCAAGCTCTTCAATGGCAAGGACCTGAAAGGCTGGAGACCAGACGTGCCGGCTGCCGACCACAACAAAGACATCAAGCCTAGCTTCATCGTGCGTGATGGCAAGCTGGTGAGTATGGGGCGCCCACTCGGCCACCTGACTACTAACCAGGTGTATTCCGATTACCGACTTGTCGTAGAATACCGCTTCTCTGGCAAGAAGGAGGACGGCAGCATCAAGACTGGCAACTGCGGTGTGCTGGTGCATTCCTCCACGCCTCGCGCGCTCTATAAAATGTTTCCTGCCTCCATCGAGGTGCAGATGATGTCCGGCTCCGCTGGTGACTTCTGGTGCATTGAGCAAGATATCTCCGTGCCAGATATGGAGAAGCGCCGCCCGAAAGGGAAAAACCAGAAGTTCGGCGGCTCCGAAGGCGATGCCCGCAATATCAAGAACCTGACCGATGGTTCCGAAAAGACTCCAGGTGAGTGGAACACCATGATCATCGACTGCGTGGGTGATGAGATCAAGGTCTGGGTCAATGGTGACTTCGTTAACCACGGCACCGGATGCACCGTCTCCAAAGGCCAGATCGCTCTCCAGGCGGAGGGGACCGAGGTCGAATTCCGCAAGGTGGAGCTCACACCTCTTCCTGCCAAGTAAGAGCTGTTAGCTTTTTTTGAATTTTCTGACCCCGCTATCTCAAGGGATGGCGGGGTTTTGATTTAGATGTCTTAAGTATCAGCTTGACAGGTAGGGGGTATTTATGCGATGGCATGTGTGGCTACTTTGTTTGCCGCCCTCCCTTAATTCGCATAACCCCTTTACTATCAAAAGAAAGACGTATTCATGCCCAAAAGAAGCCTCACACCGCGCCCACTGCTAGCTATCTTGCTATCTCTGCTCTGTACAGCGGGTCTGAGTTCTGCTGGGGCTTTCAGTACGGTAGTGATTGATGCAGGGCATGGAGGAAAGGATATCGGTGGTTCCTATGGCAAGGTGTATGAGAAACATCTGGCGCTCGATACCGCAAAGCGTGTGGACTATATGCTCAAGCGCAAAGGCTACCGCACCCGCATGACCCGTGATAGCGATCACTTCATTACTCTGCAGAAGCGTGCCTCGATCGGCAACAGCTACCGCAACTCCATCTTCGTTTCCATCCACTACAACTACACCTACAAGCGCCATGTCAAAGGGATCGAGACTTTCTACTACAGCTCCCGCTCCAAGGCTCTCGCGCAGTACATCCAGAATGCGACCTTGCGCAAGACGGGGGCAGTCGACAGGGGGGTGAAGTTTGCCCGCTACTATGTGATCCGCCATGCGAAGAATCCGGCCGTTCTGGTCGAGGGTGGATTTGTCTCCAATTCCTCCGAATGCCGTGACTGCAAGCGTGGCAACTATCGTCAGGATATTGCAGAGGGAATCGTCGAGGGCATCGTGCGCTACCAGTCCGCCCGCCGATCCGGCCGTGTGCGCTGAGCTTCCTTGGAATATTTCCAGGCCTTATCCCTCATAGAGATGTATGGAGGAAAAGCCCGGACAGACAATGCGCTGGTTTAGCAAGATCGAGGTCTGGCTCATGCTTGGCGTGATCGTCTATCTAGTGGTCCGATTACTAGCCCAGGATCCTCAGTCTGGGGCGCCTACCTGACTCTTTGATTCTTGTCGAGTTCCGGTCGGGGACTCTGAATTAGAACAATAAGTGACTATCTTAGAGATGATGGTTCATTAGAGCTGGCATTTTTTGTTCATCAGAAGAGCCAGATGCAATTGCATGCAATCTGTGCAATAATCTTGATAAATTTACTTACAAATTACGTACTTCCTCGCACACGCACGCACACCTTGCTCATGAAGTTCTCTGTACTAAGTCCTCTCGTCTGCGCCTCCACGGCCGCAGCCACACTCCTCCTGATCAATTGTAATAAGAACGACCAAAGCTCTCAGCCGGAGAAAGAATCCTCCGCCACCGAAGCTGAGTTGGTTGATTCTGAAGCTCAGCCGGAGCCTAAGCCAGAACCAGTGGATCCCGCTAGCTTGCCACCAGCGGCTCGCGATATCGCTATCAAGGTGCCGAAAGCTCTGAAAATCCTTGAGGCTTATCATGGCAAAAGACCAGAGAAAACCATCGAGCGTAAGCTGCACATCGTTTACTGGACTCCTGCTGACCGTGATCCGGC
The sequence above is drawn from the Rubritalea squalenifaciens DSM 18772 genome and encodes:
- a CDS encoding type II toxin-antitoxin system Phd/YefM family antitoxin, with translation MKAITYTSARENLAATMDKVCEDHDPVIITRKRNQSVVMLSLEDYESLQETAYLLRSPVNAARLAESIAELEAGGGVIKSLDDLEK
- a CDS encoding alpha/beta hydrolase, with the translated sequence MQTEPIIKSPIAVIRDVELLKDGTPMVYKKTEQGELTLHCFFPPGHEQTDHRTAVVFFHGGQWDNEMTSQFAPQALNFVSEGAVGIVVEYRVSSVHNTTPMEAIADAQTAILWIRKNNRYLGVDPEKVVAGGAGSGAHIALCAAMHKKVENDGFYSGKPDALILFSAIIDTTNKGIGMSKFASRREATRTSPTKNVRRKLPPMIFFHGVADPTVPVATVEKFCRRLQGKRNIARFVPFNRATHSFFNFNVNQQHFVQTLEAANGFLAEQGFLDLDPSVGQFVDY
- a CDS encoding 3-keto-disaccharide hydrolase; protein product: MNIIKNTILACAFVLPVTVLAESPKAPDTAATDKTIKLFNGKDLKGWRPDVPAADHNKDIKPSFIVRDGKLVSMGRPLGHLTTNQVYSDYRLVVEYRFSGKKEDGSIKTGNCGVLVHSSTPRALYKMFPASIEVQMMSGSAGDFWCIEQDISVPDMEKRRPKGKNQKFGGSEGDARNIKNLTDGSEKTPGEWNTMIIDCVGDEIKVWVNGDFVNHGTGCTVSKGQIALQAEGTEVEFRKVELTPLPAK
- a CDS encoding N-acetylmuramoyl-L-alanine amidase family protein yields the protein MPKRSLTPRPLLAILLSLLCTAGLSSAGAFSTVVIDAGHGGKDIGGSYGKVYEKHLALDTAKRVDYMLKRKGYRTRMTRDSDHFITLQKRASIGNSYRNSIFVSIHYNYTYKRHVKGIETFYYSSRSKALAQYIQNATLRKTGAVDRGVKFARYYVIRHAKNPAVLVEGGFVSNSSECRDCKRGNYRQDIAEGIVEGIVRYQSARRSGRVR
- a CDS encoding Txe/YoeB family addiction module toxin, whose amino-acid sequence is MTIQFSTRAWEDYLYWQQHDRKVLKKINALLQDISRDDPYQGIGKPEPLKHAFSGFWSRRITDEHRLVYRVSDQVIQVAQARYHYI